In one Salipiger abyssi genomic region, the following are encoded:
- a CDS encoding ankyrin repeat domain-containing protein — protein MSEISLDSLRFDAKRLQRGFESGAPWALERLRVYPPRATLSGMKRADFLHVVARENGFESWPRLKLAAETQGLDRAASVQRLKVALFQGQTRVAAQLLEDTPDLADGLFGLQCALYLREAVAAALAENPALAVARHGPRSPILHLAFSRWIHERPGLEADMLAVAELLLAHGADVNDGYPHREGEAHLLSALYGAIAADNMPMVRWLLEHGADPDDGESLYHATELGHHEGLRMLLAHGADPAGTNALLRALDFNDHAAVEMLIAHGARVDEFNAEEVGGEAPWVIPALFQAARRGCDRRMVELLLEAGADPRGQWQWMTPYAYARVYGSRAVADAMEARGFATPLSREEALLARAAEGLESPGEYLDPAAIPPACRDILREIADSAAHLPQIRALVALGVPYDAPGPQDGVTPVQSAGWAGSPEVMGYFLSLRPDLSHINGHGGTLLSTILHGSENAPRRDGCDHIACLELALRAGVALPRAVLRGAGRADVAAFLRDWAEAHPGQVV, from the coding sequence ATGTCCGAGATCTCTCTCGATTCGCTGCGTTTCGACGCCAAACGCCTGCAACGCGGGTTCGAATCCGGCGCGCCCTGGGCGCTGGAGCGGCTGCGCGTGTATCCGCCGCGCGCCACGCTGTCTGGCATGAAGCGCGCCGATTTCCTGCACGTGGTGGCGCGCGAGAACGGATTCGAAAGCTGGCCACGGCTGAAGCTCGCCGCCGAGACCCAGGGGCTCGACCGCGCCGCAAGCGTGCAGCGGCTGAAAGTGGCGCTGTTTCAGGGGCAGACCCGGGTGGCGGCGCAGTTGCTGGAAGACACTCCCGATCTTGCCGACGGGCTCTTTGGCCTGCAATGCGCGCTTTACCTTCGCGAGGCGGTGGCGGCAGCGCTGGCGGAAAATCCCGCGCTGGCGGTCGCCCGGCACGGCCCGCGCAGCCCGATCCTGCATCTGGCCTTCTCGCGCTGGATCCACGAGCGCCCCGGGCTGGAGGCGGATATGCTGGCGGTGGCCGAGCTGCTGCTGGCCCATGGCGCCGATGTGAATGACGGCTATCCGCATCGCGAGGGTGAGGCGCATCTGCTCTCGGCGCTCTACGGCGCCATCGCGGCGGACAATATGCCCATGGTGCGCTGGCTGCTGGAGCATGGCGCCGATCCCGATGACGGCGAGTCGCTCTATCACGCCACCGAGCTCGGCCATCACGAAGGGCTGCGCATGCTGCTGGCGCATGGCGCGGATCCGGCGGGCACCAATGCGCTGTTGCGGGCGCTGGATTTCAACGATCATGCAGCGGTCGAGATGCTCATTGCCCACGGCGCGCGGGTCGATGAGTTCAACGCCGAGGAGGTGGGCGGCGAGGCGCCCTGGGTGATCCCGGCGCTGTTCCAGGCGGCCCGGCGTGGCTGCGACCGGCGCATGGTCGAGCTGCTGCTGGAGGCCGGGGCCGATCCGCGCGGGCAGTGGCAGTGGATGACACCCTATGCCTATGCCCGGGTCTATGGCAGCCGGGCGGTGGCGGACGCTATGGAGGCGCGCGGCTTCGCGACGCCGCTGTCGCGCGAGGAGGCGCTGCTGGCGCGCGCGGCGGAGGGGCTGGAAAGCCCCGGCGAGTATCTCGACCCCGCGGCGATCCCGCCCGCCTGCCGCGATATCCTGCGCGAGATCGCCGACAGCGCAGCGCATCTGCCGCAAATCCGCGCGCTGGTGGCGCTGGGCGTGCCCTATGACGCGCCGGGGCCCCAGGACGGGGTGACACCGGTGCAGTCCGCCGGCTGGGCCGGCAGCCCGGAGGTGATGGGCTATTTCCTGAGCCTGCGTCCGGATCTGTCGCATATCAACGGCCATGGCGGCACGCTGCTCTCGACCATCCTGCACGGCTCGGAAAACGCGCCTCGGCGCGACGGATGCGATCATATCGCCTGTCTCGAACTGGCGCTGCGGGCCGGGGTGGCGCTGCCGCGCGCGGTGCTGCGCGGGGCAGGGCGTGCGGATGTGGCGGCGTTCCTGCGGGACTGGGCCGAGGCGCATCCGGGGCAGGTGGTCTGA
- the ypfJ gene encoding KPN_02809 family neutral zinc metallopeptidase, producing the protein MRLRGVRRSRNVEDRRGAGGGGKASFGGVALLLVLAIGYFAGVDVTPLLDGATQQSDAGREPTAEEERAAEFSAQVLATTEDVWGRIFEEQLGRSYTPPVLVLFLGQTASPCGGASGATGPFYCPVDRKAYLDTEFFATLSQQLGARGDFAAAYVIAHEVAHHVQNELGILAQVNEARQAVGEVQANALTVRLELQADCFAGVWATHVDGLLEPGDIEEALNAARMIGDDHLQRRAGRVPQPHSFTHGTSEQRERWFARGYEAGDPGACDSFAADRL; encoded by the coding sequence ATGCGTCTCAGGGGCGTCCGGCGGAGCCGCAATGTCGAGGACCGGCGCGGTGCCGGGGGAGGCGGGAAAGCCTCCTTCGGCGGTGTCGCGCTGCTGCTTGTGCTGGCCATCGGCTATTTCGCGGGGGTCGATGTCACGCCGCTGCTCGACGGTGCGACGCAGCAGTCGGACGCCGGGCGCGAACCCACCGCCGAGGAGGAGCGCGCGGCGGAGTTTTCGGCGCAGGTTCTGGCCACGACCGAAGACGTTTGGGGGCGGATCTTCGAGGAACAGCTGGGCCGCAGCTATACGCCGCCGGTGCTGGTGCTGTTTCTGGGCCAGACCGCATCGCCCTGCGGCGGTGCCAGCGGCGCGACCGGGCCGTTCTACTGCCCCGTCGACCGCAAGGCCTATCTCGATACCGAGTTCTTTGCCACGCTGTCGCAGCAGCTCGGCGCGCGCGGCGATTTTGCGGCGGCCTATGTGATCGCGCATGAGGTGGCGCATCACGTCCAGAACGAGCTGGGTATTCTGGCGCAGGTCAACGAGGCGCGGCAGGCGGTGGGCGAGGTGCAGGCCAATGCGCTGACGGTGCGGCTGGAATTGCAGGCCGATTGCTTCGCCGGGGTCTGGGCCACCCATGTGGACGGCTTGCTGGAGCCCGGCGATATCGAGGAGGCGCTGAACGCGGCGCGGATGATCGGCGACGATCATTTGCAGCGCCGCGCCGGCCGGGTGCCGCAGCCGCACAGCTTCACCCACGGCACTTCGGAGCAGCGCGAGCGCTGGTTCGCGCGCGGCTACGAAGCCGGCGATCCCGGTGCCTGCGACAGTTTCGCGGCGGACCGGCTTTGA